In the Magnetospira sp. QH-2 genome, one interval contains:
- a CDS encoding threonine ammonia-lyase, which produces MSLDLDRIKTAQRTLTGKVVRTPLVDSQLLSDISGANVFLKLENLQYTASFKERGALVKLSSLSDEQRARGVIAMSAGNHAQGVARHAKLMGIPATIVMPKDTPFVKVAQTEMLGARVVLHGDTLGETTRHAEMLAERENFVFVHPFDDEAVMAGQGTIALEMLQDQPDLDAILVPVGGGGLLAGVAVAAKAIKPDIRIIGVEASFFPSMKAAVQGSAPAEGGATIAEGIAVKTPGERTRAIAEQWVDDFLVVDEAEMESAVQLLLEVEKTVAEGAGAAPLAALIKYRDQFQGQCCGLIVSGGNIDSRLLASILMRGLARSGRLVRLRISIPDRPGQLAEVAKAIGNSGGNIIEILHQRLFHDVPVKATELDVVVETRGPDHTKILMDALQAAGCPARQLANTSVDAVAAAMVLPPHHAVEE; this is translated from the coding sequence GTGAGCCTCGACCTAGACCGTATCAAGACAGCCCAGCGCACTCTCACCGGCAAGGTGGTCCGCACACCGTTGGTGGATTCCCAATTGTTGTCTGATATCAGCGGCGCCAATGTTTTTTTGAAACTGGAGAACCTCCAATATACGGCGTCGTTCAAGGAGCGTGGCGCTCTGGTCAAATTATCCAGCCTCAGCGACGAGCAAAGGGCACGCGGCGTGATCGCCATGTCGGCCGGCAATCATGCTCAGGGGGTGGCGCGCCATGCCAAGCTGATGGGTATCCCCGCAACCATCGTCATGCCCAAGGACACCCCTTTCGTCAAAGTGGCTCAGACCGAAATGCTGGGCGCCCGGGTGGTCTTGCATGGAGACACCCTGGGCGAGACCACCCGGCATGCGGAGATGCTGGCGGAACGGGAGAATTTCGTATTTGTCCATCCCTTTGACGATGAAGCGGTGATGGCTGGCCAAGGCACCATCGCCTTGGAAATGCTGCAAGATCAACCGGATCTGGACGCCATTCTCGTGCCGGTGGGCGGGGGCGGCCTGCTGGCCGGAGTCGCGGTGGCGGCCAAGGCCATCAAGCCCGACATCCGAATCATCGGCGTCGAGGCGTCATTCTTTCCCTCCATGAAAGCGGCGGTCCAAGGCAGCGCACCGGCAGAAGGCGGCGCCACCATCGCCGAAGGCATCGCGGTCAAGACTCCCGGTGAACGGACCCGGGCCATCGCCGAGCAATGGGTGGACGATTTCCTGGTGGTGGACGAGGCGGAAATGGAAAGCGCCGTTCAATTGTTGCTGGAAGTGGAGAAAACTGTGGCTGAAGGAGCCGGGGCCGCGCCCCTGGCGGCGCTGATCAAGTACCGAGACCAATTTCAGGGGCAATGCTGTGGACTGATCGTCTCCGGCGGCAATATTGATTCCCGGCTATTGGCCTCGATCTTGATGCGTGGATTGGCCCGATCCGGACGCCTGGTGCGCTTGAGGATTTCCATCCCCGACCGACCGGGCCAATTGGCCGAGGTGGCCAAAGCCATCGGCAATTCCGGGGGCAACATCATTGAGATCCTGCACCAACGACTGTTCCACGATGTGCCAGTAAAAGCGACAGAGTTGGATGTGGTCGTGGAGACTCGAGGCCCCGATCACACCAAGATCTTGATGGACGCCCTGCAAGCCGCAGGCTGCCCGGCGCGCCAATTGGCCAATACTTCGGTGGATGCGGTGGCGGCGGCCATGGTTCTGCCGCCTCACCATGCGGTTGAGGAATAG
- a CDS encoding DASS family sodium-coupled anion symporter: MAEAKKPGEEFPTESDHDTSDLTDAERGEDVQSRSAIGEVLYYFKEGVVVLFSLIFALTKGLFQIPILIVGMHLDAVRALRPAAAGEAPVSKVAKRAARLQQAKSLAVFWEKRWFIIAMGVGVVLLSIPTPEGLTSAGMAVLTMSVVATILFVTEPVPLPTVALLIVVAQVLLLGLDSSDVARSLMKDSVLFIMGSLMLAVAVVKQKLDKRIAFFIVKMTGTKTARIAFGITVVSGLLASFIGEHTVAAMMLPVGITLITLTSDDPKKVRNLAAVLLFSISYGCSVAGIGTPSGGARNAIMIGYWKDFFYDPTNPETFKFLIDYVKWMTFAYPMFLLQIPFVTIILLFTFKPEYKDLSRAVVKLRAQIEEQGPMKGADYVSIFLFVLILLGWILVSGQIGMGTVAVLGAAMFLVAGLVKWEDVNSGVNWGVVLLYAAAISLGVQMKDTGAAKWVAESFLAMLEPIGASEGYGLWAAVSVLTTGVTNTMSNGAAVAVLGPIVLNLATAANESPIIIGFITAVSSAFAYLTVVGTPACTIVYASGYLKTTDFLNVGWKMAVMSTIVMLVAAAIYWPMLGV, encoded by the coding sequence ATGGCCGAGGCTAAAAAGCCCGGGGAGGAATTCCCAACCGAATCCGATCATGATACCAGTGATTTGACTGATGCAGAGCGCGGTGAAGATGTTCAATCGCGATCGGCCATCGGTGAAGTCCTTTACTATTTCAAGGAAGGTGTGGTTGTTCTGTTCAGCCTGATCTTTGCCTTGACCAAGGGACTATTCCAAATACCCATCCTTATTGTCGGCATGCATTTGGACGCCGTTCGGGCTTTGCGTCCGGCCGCCGCCGGAGAGGCGCCTGTTTCGAAAGTTGCCAAACGTGCCGCGCGCCTGCAACAGGCCAAGTCCCTGGCGGTCTTCTGGGAAAAACGCTGGTTCATCATCGCCATGGGCGTTGGTGTTGTGCTCTTGTCCATTCCAACGCCAGAGGGGCTGACCTCGGCGGGCATGGCGGTGCTGACCATGTCGGTGGTGGCGACGATCTTATTTGTCACCGAGCCAGTTCCCCTGCCCACGGTGGCATTGCTGATCGTGGTAGCGCAGGTTTTGCTGTTGGGGCTGGATTCATCGGATGTGGCGCGCAGCCTGATGAAAGATTCGGTGCTGTTTATCATGGGCTCGCTGATGCTGGCCGTGGCCGTGGTGAAACAGAAGCTCGACAAGCGCATCGCCTTTTTCATCGTCAAGATGACCGGCACCAAGACAGCGCGGATCGCTTTTGGGATCACCGTTGTTTCCGGTCTGCTGGCGTCCTTCATTGGTGAGCACACCGTTGCCGCCATGATGTTGCCGGTGGGAATCACTCTGATCACCCTGACCTCTGATGATCCGAAAAAGGTTCGCAATCTGGCGGCGGTGCTGTTGTTTTCCATTTCCTATGGGTGCTCGGTGGCGGGTATCGGTACCCCTTCGGGCGGCGCGCGTAACGCCATCATGATCGGCTATTGGAAAGACTTTTTCTATGATCCGACCAACCCGGAGACCTTCAAGTTCCTCATCGACTACGTGAAGTGGATGACGTTCGCCTATCCGATGTTCCTGCTACAAATTCCGTTTGTGACCATCATTTTGCTGTTCACCTTTAAGCCGGAATATAAGGACCTGTCCCGCGCCGTCGTGAAGCTGCGCGCGCAGATCGAAGAGCAGGGACCGATGAAGGGCGCGGATTATGTGTCGATCTTCCTGTTCGTCTTGATCCTGCTGGGCTGGATATTGGTGTCTGGTCAGATAGGCATGGGAACCGTTGCGGTCCTTGGCGCGGCTATGTTCCTGGTCGCCGGGCTGGTGAAGTGGGAAGACGTTAACTCCGGGGTCAACTGGGGCGTTGTCTTGCTCTATGCGGCGGCGATCTCGCTCGGTGTGCAAATGAAGGATACCGGGGCGGCCAAGTGGGTGGCTGAGAGCTTCCTGGCCATGCTGGAACCCATTGGGGCCAGCGAAGGCTATGGTCTATGGGCCGCGGTGTCCGTGCTGACCACCGGCGTCACCAATACAATGTCCAACGGTGCCGCCGTGGCGGTTCTGGGGCCCATCGTGTTGAACTTGGCCACGGCGGCCAATGAAAGCCCGATCATCATCGGCTTTATCACCGCCGTCTCATCGGCCTTTGCCTATCTGACCGTGGTTGGAACCCCGGCCTGCACCATTGTCTATGCGTCGGGATATCTGAAAACCACGGATTTCCTCAATGTCGGTTGGAAGATGGCCGTCATGTCGACCATTGTTATGTTGGTGGCGGCGGCCATTTATTGGCCAATGCTTGGCGTATAA
- a CDS encoding flavin reductase family protein, with protein sequence MDPRTFRNALGHFATGITVVTAKTSDGEPVGVTVNAFSSVSLDPPLVLVCLGTNTADIEAFTSPDSPFNINVLRDDQAEISTLFAKRDREKFDTTPWSEASNGVPRIDGCLAHLECRLASVQDGGDHLILIGRVEETAYDSAGQPLLYFRGAYEKLA encoded by the coding sequence ATGGATCCACGCACGTTCCGCAACGCCCTCGGGCATTTTGCCACCGGCATCACGGTGGTGACCGCAAAGACTTCCGATGGCGAGCCGGTGGGCGTGACCGTCAACGCCTTTTCCTCGGTATCTTTGGATCCGCCTTTGGTGCTGGTCTGCCTGGGGACCAACACCGCCGATATCGAGGCTTTTACCTCCCCGGACAGCCCTTTTAACATCAATGTGTTGCGCGACGACCAGGCGGAAATATCCACCCTGTTCGCCAAGCGTGATCGGGAGAAATTCGATACCACTCCTTGGAGCGAGGCTTCCAACGGTGTGCCGCGCATCGATGGCTGTCTGGCACACCTGGAATGTCGGCTGGCTTCGGTCCAGGACGGCGGAGATCATTTGATCCTGATTGGTCGGGTGGAAGAAACCGCCTACGACAGTGCTGGGCAGCCTTTGCTCTACTTCCGCGGTGCCTACGAAAAACTGGCCTGA
- a CDS encoding RDD family protein yields the protein MTTTLPSLQGADSAWTEEAPDPLKYPDFYDGILMKRSLAFLIDAVAIAGLSVLWWIISLFATIGTFGFLSPLFAVFILIPLAYHTLLIGGERSATLGMRAMDIEVRRWNGDRPDYVQALLQTLLFYGSISVTSLLVLAVGLFNDRRRCLHDYLSGSVVINKIDMAAVTYQAPESS from the coding sequence ATGACCACCACCCTGCCCTCGCTACAAGGCGCCGATAGCGCCTGGACCGAAGAGGCCCCCGATCCCCTCAAGTATCCGGATTTCTATGACGGGATCTTGATGAAGCGGTCGTTGGCTTTTTTGATTGATGCCGTGGCCATCGCCGGGCTCAGCGTCCTGTGGTGGATTATCTCGCTATTCGCCACCATCGGCACCTTCGGCTTCCTGTCGCCGCTATTTGCCGTGTTTATCCTTATCCCTTTGGCCTATCACACCTTGCTGATTGGCGGAGAGCGCTCGGCCACCCTGGGCATGCGAGCCATGGATATCGAGGTGCGCAGATGGAACGGCGATCGTCCAGACTATGTTCAGGCCCTGCTTCAGACCCTGTTGTTCTATGGTTCCATCAGCGTGACCAGCCTGCTGGTGCTGGCGGTGGGGCTCTTCAACGACCGGCGACGTTGCCTGCATGACTATCTGTCGGGGTCGGTGGTTATCAACAAGATCGACATGGCCGCCGTGACCTATCAGGCGCCGGAAAGCTCCTGA
- a CDS encoding universal stress protein, protein MLELEKIDNSRFRILVCIDGSDESYRGLRYAAKLGGGVDADICLVYVRAVDQGLRSGGLQVSVARENMLDWGLELPGIKYLKTGLEMLAELGVMGDGWSSESFHTDVAGDPLGDNKIVYRNEDGKQIILKLKTAANIATGILEQWEIGQYDLIILGASERWRGGRLASFWDPEVAEHVATKAPCSVLVARELTEGNGHLICTDGSEVSLDAVRQDAILASRCECPISLMSVALEASGEADAEIAVEKAKTILEEMKVNVEETIVKVGDPVDQIVETGPDYSLIVVSESEKSGLQRLIKGSVAYKIMQKAFNSVLVVR, encoded by the coding sequence ATGCTGGAACTAGAGAAAATCGACAATAGCCGATTTAGAATCCTGGTCTGTATCGATGGCTCCGACGAATCCTATCGCGGACTACGTTATGCAGCCAAACTGGGAGGCGGTGTTGATGCCGATATCTGCCTGGTCTATGTGCGGGCGGTGGATCAGGGGCTCCGCTCCGGTGGTCTGCAGGTCAGTGTCGCCCGCGAGAACATGCTCGATTGGGGGCTCGAACTGCCGGGAATCAAGTATTTGAAGACCGGGCTGGAGATGCTGGCCGAATTGGGTGTCATGGGCGATGGATGGAGCAGCGAGTCCTTCCACACGGATGTTGCGGGGGATCCATTGGGCGACAACAAGATCGTCTACCGCAACGAGGACGGCAAGCAGATCATCCTCAAGCTCAAGACCGCCGCCAATATTGCTACGGGCATCCTTGAACAATGGGAGATCGGTCAGTATGACCTGATCATCCTCGGTGCCTCGGAGCGCTGGAGGGGCGGGCGTCTGGCCAGCTTCTGGGACCCGGAAGTTGCGGAACATGTGGCGACCAAGGCACCTTGTTCGGTGCTGGTGGCCCGAGAGTTGACCGAAGGCAATGGTCATCTGATATGTACCGATGGTTCGGAAGTGTCACTGGATGCGGTACGTCAGGACGCAATACTGGCCAGCCGCTGCGAGTGCCCCATCTCTCTAATGTCGGTGGCCCTTGAGGCGTCCGGCGAGGCGGACGCCGAAATCGCGGTGGAAAAAGCCAAGACGATCTTGGAAGAGATGAAGGTCAATGTCGAGGAGACCATCGTCAAGGTCGGTGATCCGGTTGACCAAATCGTCGAGACCGGCCCGGACTACTCGCTGATCGTGGTATCGGAGAGCGAGAAATCGGGCTTGCAGCGACTGATCAAGGGCTCCGTGGCCTACAAGATCATGCAAAAGGCATTCAATTCGGTGCTGGTGGTTCGCTAA
- the rpe gene encoding ribulose-phosphate 3-epimerase gives MSVKIAPSILSADFSRLGEEVKAIDDGGCDYIHIDVMDGHFVPNLTFGPPIIKCIRPWTKLPFDVHLMINPAQPFLQDYADAGADIITVHAEADPHIDRSLQFIRSLGKKAGLSLNPATPESILEYVIDKVDLILVMSVNPGFGGQSFIDSQLEKIARIRKMIGDRPIELEVDGGVSPATAKAVVDAGADVLVAGSAVYKGEGMEAYKANMDAIRASFAG, from the coding sequence ATGAGCGTTAAGATCGCGCCCAGCATCCTGTCCGCCGACTTCTCCCGTCTTGGAGAAGAGGTGAAAGCCATCGACGACGGTGGCTGCGACTATATCCATATCGATGTCATGGACGGGCACTTTGTCCCCAATCTGACTTTCGGCCCGCCGATCATCAAATGCATCCGGCCTTGGACCAAACTGCCGTTTGATGTGCACCTGATGATCAATCCGGCTCAGCCGTTCTTGCAGGACTATGCCGATGCCGGTGCCGATATCATCACCGTTCATGCCGAGGCCGATCCCCATATTGATCGCAGCCTGCAGTTCATCCGGTCGCTGGGCAAGAAGGCTGGTCTGTCGCTCAACCCGGCGACCCCGGAATCGATCCTGGAGTACGTGATCGACAAGGTTGATCTTATCTTGGTGATGTCCGTGAACCCCGGTTTCGGCGGTCAGAGCTTTATCGATTCGCAACTGGAAAAAATCGCCCGCATCCGCAAGATGATCGGCGATCGACCCATCGAGTTGGAAGTGGATGGCGGCGTCAGTCCGGCCACCGCCAAGGCCGTGGTGGATGCCGGTGCCGACGTACTGGTCGCTGGTTCCGCCGTCTACAAGGGCGAAGGCATGGAAGCCTACAAGGCCAATATGGACGCCATTCGCGCTTCGTTTGCGGGCTAA
- a CDS encoding chemotaxis protein CheW — protein MNEIVVASRGRNVQVVQAESSEFVTFYIGDQMFGVPVLRVQDILQPEQIARIPLAPPEVAGSINLRGRIVTVIDVRARLGLPPMATDDDEPPMALTVENGPDLYSLLIDRVGDVISLPISDFEQTPTNMDHIWRSYSDGVYRLKGNLMVVLDVDSFLDIGPGANPFGA, from the coding sequence ATGAATGAAATCGTGGTCGCGTCCCGGGGGCGGAATGTTCAGGTTGTTCAAGCCGAATCCAGTGAGTTCGTAACGTTTTATATTGGCGATCAGATGTTCGGTGTCCCGGTGTTGCGCGTGCAGGATATTTTGCAGCCCGAACAGATTGCCCGCATTCCCTTGGCGCCGCCCGAAGTGGCCGGGTCGATCAACCTACGGGGCCGCATCGTCACCGTGATCGATGTTCGTGCCCGACTTGGATTGCCGCCAATGGCCACGGACGATGATGAGCCGCCGATGGCTTTAACCGTCGAAAACGGGCCTGATTTATACAGTTTGCTGATTGATCGGGTCGGGGATGTGATCAGCCTGCCCATCAGCGATTTCGAGCAAACCCCGACGAACATGGACCATATCTGGCGGTCCTATTCCGACGGCGTCTATCGCCTCAAAGGCAATCTTATGGTCGTTCTGGACGTGGATTCTTTCCTCGACATCGGCCCCGGCGCCAATCCTTTCGGGGCTTAA
- a CDS encoding methyl-accepting chemotaxis protein, whose amino-acid sequence MDDLANRDAGDLEASLRHLERGEYRLVPEGITPFEKEIHQLSCMLHDRARHTLRGLIEVSVECGDSMVSLAEMYRDMREVSNRSQGIAAAAEEMVASVTGIAQTSEAAAQDAYAVREAAGNGMDAAQRAVETMHNIAGAVEDAANKVDTLAKASEEIGDIVQSIEAIAKQTNLLALNATIEAARAGEAGKGFAVVAGEVKNLANQTAKATDNIRSRIGTLRGEMEAIVGSMQQGARAVQEGEDVILATGDEMQVISDQVDGVNAKMHDIASILNQQRQASSEVSSGINLIADMTNRNTMEITKLVGHLDSTNDMLCGQVSAFAVQDIDYKVVDLAKSDHVAFKRRIMDALIGRIALGPDDLDDHHHCRLGKWYDEVTDPAIARDPAFLDLAVPHEQVHSVGRETLQRLAQGDLDGALESAHQMLQASAQVLGLLDQLGDNLDRKGELS is encoded by the coding sequence ATGGATGATCTGGCCAATCGCGATGCCGGTGACTTGGAAGCGTCCCTGCGGCATTTGGAACGCGGCGAGTATCGGCTGGTTCCCGAAGGCATTACACCCTTCGAAAAGGAAATTCACCAACTGTCTTGCATGCTGCATGACCGGGCGCGCCATACCCTGCGCGGATTGATCGAGGTTTCCGTGGAATGCGGAGACTCCATGGTCAGTCTGGCCGAGATGTACCGGGACATGCGCGAGGTGAGCAACCGCTCTCAAGGAATCGCGGCGGCGGCGGAGGAAATGGTCGCCTCCGTGACCGGCATTGCTCAGACCTCCGAAGCGGCGGCACAAGATGCTTATGCCGTGCGCGAGGCCGCTGGTAACGGCATGGACGCTGCACAAAGAGCGGTGGAGACCATGCACAATATCGCCGGAGCCGTGGAGGATGCCGCCAACAAGGTGGACACCCTGGCCAAGGCCTCCGAAGAGATCGGCGATATCGTCCAATCCATCGAGGCCATCGCCAAGCAGACCAATCTTTTGGCTCTGAATGCCACCATCGAGGCGGCTCGGGCCGGGGAGGCGGGCAAGGGCTTTGCCGTGGTCGCGGGCGAGGTCAAAAACCTGGCGAATCAAACCGCCAAGGCCACCGATAATATTCGAAGCCGAATCGGGACGCTGCGGGGGGAGATGGAGGCCATCGTCGGATCCATGCAGCAAGGGGCCCGGGCGGTGCAAGAAGGCGAGGACGTTATTCTCGCCACCGGCGACGAGATGCAGGTGATCAGCGACCAGGTCGATGGCGTCAACGCCAAAATGCATGATATCGCATCGATCCTCAATCAGCAGCGTCAGGCCTCCAGCGAGGTCTCAAGCGGCATCAATCTGATTGCCGATATGACCAATCGCAATACCATGGAGATCACCAAGCTGGTGGGACATCTGGATTCCACCAACGATATGCTCTGTGGGCAGGTATCGGCTTTTGCCGTCCAGGATATCGACTACAAAGTGGTGGATCTGGCCAAATCGGACCATGTGGCCTTTAAGCGTCGGATCATGGATGCCCTGATCGGTCGGATCGCGTTGGGTCCGGATGACCTGGACGACCACCATCATTGCCGCCTGGGCAAATGGTACGACGAAGTCACGGATCCGGCCATTGCCCGGGACCCGGCCTTTTTGGATCTGGCCGTTCCCCATGAGCAGGTGCATTCGGTAGGCCGGGAAACCCTGCAAAGACTGGCGCAAGGAGATCTGGACGGAGCCCTGGAGTCGGCCCATCAGATGTTGCAGGCCTCGGCGCAGGTACTGGGTCTGCTGGATCAATTGGGTGACAATCTGGACCGAAAGGGGGAACTTTCATGA
- a CDS encoding helix-turn-helix transcriptional regulator produces MAVVLADLETNARLASGLLKAMSNERRLLILCQLVHGERTVSQLEDVIGLSQSALSQHLAVLRQNDLVKTRREAQSIYYSLAGPAPKAVIETLYGLFGKNTSCDPENCA; encoded by the coding sequence TTGGCTGTCGTACTCGCGGATCTGGAAACCAACGCCCGGCTGGCAAGCGGCCTCCTCAAGGCCATGAGCAATGAACGCCGCCTGCTCATTCTCTGTCAACTGGTCCATGGCGAACGCACCGTTAGCCAGCTCGAAGACGTCATCGGCCTTAGCCAGTCCGCGCTTTCGCAGCATTTGGCGGTGCTGCGCCAGAATGATCTTGTGAAAACCCGGCGCGAAGCCCAATCGATCTATTATTCACTGGCAGGCCCGGCTCCCAAGGCAGTGATCGAGACTCTGTATGGCCTGTTCGGCAAGAATACTTCCTGCGATCCTGAAAACTGCGCCTGA
- a CDS encoding phosphoribulokinase, whose product MSKAHPIIAVTGASGSGRSVVRDAVRKVCDRQGLNPAYVDGESFHKYNRAEMKVAQDKAVRAGEPLLTHFGPDANLWEEQKQFFKKYGDSGTGRHRRYLHTQEEADAYGDGTVGPGQFTPCKDIPTNTDFMLYEGLHGAVKTNDVDIESLVDLRIGVVPVVNLEWTQKLLRDVNQRGYSQDEVMNAILGRMGDYVRYVIPQFHHSHINFQKVAVVDTSNPLVARDIPTDSECLFVIRFRDPKDPKVPVDFPYLVDKIPNAKMSRRNTLVIPGGEFGLALELIMPPILNVLLRG is encoded by the coding sequence ATGTCCAAAGCCCATCCGATTATTGCCGTGACCGGCGCTTCCGGTTCCGGACGCAGTGTCGTCCGAGACGCCGTTCGCAAGGTCTGCGACCGGCAAGGTTTGAATCCCGCCTATGTGGATGGCGAAAGCTTCCACAAGTATAACCGCGCGGAAATGAAGGTCGCCCAGGATAAGGCCGTCCGCGCGGGTGAGCCCCTGCTGACCCACTTCGGGCCCGATGCCAATCTGTGGGAAGAACAAAAGCAATTCTTCAAAAAGTACGGGGACAGCGGAACGGGGCGTCACCGGCGCTACCTGCATACGCAAGAAGAAGCCGACGCCTATGGCGATGGCACGGTCGGTCCCGGACAATTCACACCCTGCAAGGACATCCCGACCAATACCGACTTCATGCTGTACGAAGGCCTGCATGGCGCGGTGAAAACCAATGATGTGGACATTGAATCCCTGGTGGATTTGCGCATCGGCGTGGTGCCGGTGGTCAATTTGGAATGGACTCAGAAGCTGTTGCGGGACGTGAACCAGCGCGGCTATTCCCAGGACGAAGTGATGAACGCCATCCTTGGGCGCATGGGCGACTACGTGCGCTATGTGATCCCGCAGTTCCACCATAGCCACATCAATTTCCAGAAAGTAGCCGTGGTCGATACCTCCAATCCACTGGTCGCCCGGGATATCCCCACCGATTCGGAGTGTCTGTTCGTGATCCGCTTCCGTGACCCGAAGGACCCCAAGGTGCCCGTGGACTTTCCCTATCTGGTGGACAAGATCCCCAACGCCAAAATGTCCCGGCGCAACACGCTGGTCATCCCGGGTGGTGAGTTCGGCTTGGCTTTGGAACTGATCATGCCGCCGATCCTGAACGTTTTGCTCAGAGGTTAA
- a CDS encoding fused MFS/spermidine synthase — translation MGLRILYCLALMLVATGATVLIAFSGRMLAPQYGLPPTLWTVILSSSFAGLSLGLWKGARQTGTSDNPVKARRFAAWGLALLAFWALLEPIIEGWVAIPAIALENPLIYVAGWVALWLFLPPFLVIGWVMSLLIGLTLTGLPDQRLPWLGRALGAATAGIPVGLLLAEFLFKAHLGISATLSSLVGLFAVLALFLALGDSLRAVLLVALLGGVSQLPAAWAWPTGCDLEHRDGCLGVGIPSRNAGDFRTVKLNGAAKGAVNPKDLSLLYDNRDRFINAMVGQQIGMDRPPRSLILDGGASPLPRAWAKKHFGRSPAGVFLVSDPTPSVSRMAELHFGFRESPTIQLDHRDGRLLVQSLPAVGGIELVIGAPNLLPHQLTREFNDALVKRLDPDGVYLLPVNDHAADPRLLVHLVKTLQVTFPRVDVWRHEDDHDRRDYVIRAANSVLPPPPVEIVGWTSWPRADLHARTESPNVTILSDDHAPIQALLGYPVPKM, via the coding sequence ATGGGCCTGCGTATCCTCTATTGCCTCGCCTTGATGCTGGTCGCCACGGGCGCCACGGTGTTGATCGCCTTTTCGGGGCGCATGCTGGCGCCGCAATATGGTCTGCCACCTACCTTATGGACGGTCATTTTATCCTCCAGTTTTGCCGGTCTGAGCCTGGGGCTATGGAAGGGAGCCCGGCAGACCGGGACATCCGATAACCCGGTAAAGGCCCGACGCTTTGCCGCCTGGGGATTGGCCTTGTTGGCTTTTTGGGCCTTGCTGGAACCAATCATCGAGGGATGGGTGGCAATCCCGGCAATCGCGCTTGAGAATCCTCTCATTTATGTTGCCGGATGGGTCGCCCTGTGGCTTTTTCTCCCCCCTTTTCTGGTGATCGGCTGGGTCATGTCATTACTGATCGGGTTAACCCTGACGGGTTTGCCGGATCAAAGGTTACCCTGGCTGGGCCGCGCCCTTGGGGCCGCCACGGCGGGCATACCCGTCGGCCTCTTGTTGGCCGAATTTCTGTTCAAGGCCCACCTTGGGATTTCCGCCACCCTGAGCAGTCTAGTGGGTCTGTTTGCTGTTCTCGCTCTCTTCCTGGCTTTGGGCGATTCCCTTCGCGCGGTCCTGCTGGTGGCCCTCTTGGGCGGTGTTTCCCAGCTTCCCGCGGCCTGGGCTTGGCCGACGGGTTGCGATCTGGAACATCGAGACGGATGCCTGGGCGTCGGCATCCCCTCTCGCAACGCCGGCGATTTTCGGACGGTGAAACTCAATGGCGCGGCCAAGGGCGCCGTCAATCCAAAGGACTTGAGCCTCCTGTATGACAACAGGGATCGCTTTATCAATGCGATGGTTGGTCAGCAGATCGGCATGGACCGCCCACCGCGCAGCCTGATACTGGACGGAGGCGCGTCCCCCCTGCCCCGCGCCTGGGCAAAAAAGCACTTTGGACGAAGTCCGGCGGGGGTGTTTCTTGTTTCGGACCCAACACCGTCGGTTTCGCGGATGGCTGAATTACATTTTGGCTTTCGGGAATCTCCCACCATCCAATTGGACCACCGCGATGGGCGACTGTTGGTGCAAAGCCTCCCGGCCGTGGGGGGGATCGAACTGGTAATCGGCGCGCCAAACCTGTTGCCGCACCAGCTGACGCGGGAATTCAATGATGCCCTGGTCAAGCGCCTTGATCCCGATGGGGTCTATCTCCTGCCGGTCAATGACCATGCGGCCGATCCGAGACTCCTTGTCCACTTGGTCAAAACCCTCCAGGTCACATTTCCCCGGGTCGACGTTTGGCGGCATGAAGATGATCATGATCGACGGGACTATGTCATCCGTGCCGCCAATTCGGTGCTGCCCCCACCGCCTGTTGAAATCGTCGGCTGGACCTCATGGCCGCGGGCGGATCTCCATGCGAGGACCGAATCCCCCAATGTCACGATCCTGTCGGATGATCATGCCCCGATACAGGCTTTGTTGGGCTATCCTGTACCAAAAATGTGA